Proteins co-encoded in one Schistocerca cancellata isolate TAMUIC-IGC-003103 chromosome 5, iqSchCanc2.1, whole genome shotgun sequence genomic window:
- the LOC126188627 gene encoding putative gustatory receptor 28b, with protein MTLIRWFGQLNTYLLQFFSISTEDDLNFRIAEALQVSSVKEDLHHDTHAVSPHQILTIPEHEIHSRRQQQNTSNNNELLLTQDRCTLLRKLRKVYCLLDQSVKTVNSAYGVQNLTQISSSLICIVVETYGIAVNLHGLSNALHGDLRIINAVQLSLWFGLMVWRIVGICYSCEMVIQEARCTQRLVTKLQMLSLPASSGVQEELQLFGEQLARSPLRYSAAGFFTLDLSLLKTIVAAVTTYLVILIQFSVADTNVELF; from the coding sequence ATGACGTTGATAAGATGGTTTGGACAACTGAATACGTATTTACTGCAGTTTTTCAGTATATCTACAGAAGATGACCTCAATTTCAGGATTGCAGAAGCGCTACAGGTTTCTTCAGTAAAGGAAGATTTACACCATGATACCCATGCAGTTAGTCCACATCAAATCTTAACAATTCCTGAACATGAAATACATTCAAGGAGGCAACAGCAGAATACATCAAACAATAACGAATTGCTATTGACGCAGGATAGATGCACGTTACTCAGAAAGTTACGCAAAGTGTACTGCCTCCTTGATCagtctgtaaaaactgtaaacagtGCTTATGGAGTACAAAATCTGACGCAAATATCTTCCAGTCTTATATGTATTGTCGTCGAAACGTATGGAATTGCTGTCAACTTGCATGGTTTAAGCAATGCTCTACATGGAGACCTGAGAATAATAAATGCAGTTCAACTGTCTCTATGGTTTGGCCTGATGGTTTGGCGGATCGTCGGCATATGCTACAGCTGCGAGATGGTTATTCAGGAGGCGAGATGCACACAGCGGCTGGTCACCAAACTTCAGATGCTGTCGCTGCCTGCTAGCAGTGGTGTTCAGGAAGAGCTGCAGCTGTTTGGCGAACAGCTGGCGCGCAGTCCACTCCGCTACAGCGCAGCTGGGTTCTTCACGCTGGACCTGTCGTTGCTGAAGACCATCGTGGCAGCTGTCACCACCTATCTTGTTATTCTCATACAGTTCTCTGTTGCTGACACTAATGTGGAGCTATTTTAG